The following are encoded in a window of Synechocystis sp. PCC 7509 genomic DNA:
- a CDS encoding glutathione S-transferase C-terminal domain-containing protein yields MIDLYFWPTPNGYKPLIFLEESTLAYQIQPINIMRGEQFKPNFLVIALNNRIPAIVDSAPADGDEPLALFESGSILIYLAEKTDQFLSSDLRNRHQTIQWLMWQMGGVGPMMGQANHFIQYAPEDIPYGKKRYANEVKRLFGVMEKQLSERDYLTGDYSIADMACYPWIQFSDLIGIPLADFPRVAEWVARIGERPAVKRAYEVGEPIKGEEQMDDEARHLLFGVNPQKT; encoded by the coding sequence ATGATCGATCTCTATTTCTGGCCGACCCCTAATGGTTATAAACCCCTTATTTTTCTCGAAGAAAGTACACTTGCATACCAAATCCAACCTATAAATATTATGCGAGGGGAGCAATTTAAACCAAATTTTTTGGTGATCGCGCTCAATAATCGCATACCTGCTATCGTTGATAGCGCTCCTGCTGATGGAGATGAACCCCTAGCCTTATTTGAATCTGGTAGCATACTTATCTATTTAGCAGAGAAAACCGATCAGTTTTTATCGTCAGATTTACGCAATCGCCACCAAACAATTCAATGGCTAATGTGGCAAATGGGCGGGGTTGGCCCCATGATGGGGCAAGCAAATCATTTTATTCAGTACGCTCCAGAAGATATTCCCTATGGCAAAAAACGCTACGCGAATGAAGTGAAACGTTTGTTCGGAGTAATGGAAAAACAATTGAGCGAGCGAGACTATCTTACAGGTGATTACTCAATTGCTGATATGGCTTGCTATCCCTGGATCCAATTTTCAGATTTGATCGGCATTCCGCTTGCCGATTTTCCAAGAGTTGCAGAGTGGGTAGCCCGGATCGGCGAACGTCCAGCCGTAAAACGAGCCTATGAAGTAGGAGAACCTATTAAAGGCGAAGAACAGATGGATGACGAAGCACGTCACTTACTATTTGGTGTGAATCCGCAGAAGACTTAA
- a CDS encoding beta-eliminating lyase-related protein: protein MNLTEARSHRMQVLELAGHNLDIIPSEKITLDLQSDSLMHKSLPPVGYGSEFHQERCHSNISVEDIFSRYFGFPYVMAVSQGRLAEAILSHATIRNGHYIPGSSLFPTTKVHQERNGATPVEVMSAESLDVASPYPFKGNIDIAALEQVIQTYHPRWIPYICVEPCNNAVGGHPISLENMRAVADLAHHYHIPVYLDACRIIDNAYLIQEREDQYRNTPVGEIIREFCSYADGCTMSATKDFPTSIGGFFATRDPELFYRCVDQVALLGSGLSHVAKENLAYAMNNMDDVFERVRKRMNIVKKLHDALQAHPVVARPAGGHAIFLNASTQNLGIPHQLHPEQAFLHRLFSDYGIRGSVNHSSPAQIANNISFVRFALPIMGLSVEEIAKAADDISAVLADKDSIQGLEIVKKYPGLTGFMRSHYRPVT from the coding sequence ATGAATCTGACTGAGGCTCGTTCTCATAGGATGCAAGTTTTGGAACTGGCTGGGCATAATCTCGATATTATTCCAAGTGAGAAGATTACGCTGGATCTTCAGAGCGATAGCCTCATGCACAAGTCCCTTCCCCCAGTAGGTTACGGGTCTGAATTCCACCAAGAGCGATGTCACAGCAACATCAGTGTTGAGGATATCTTCAGCCGATACTTTGGTTTTCCTTATGTTATGGCTGTTTCTCAAGGTAGGCTGGCCGAAGCAATTTTAAGTCATGCTACGATCCGAAATGGTCATTATATTCCTGGTAGCTCCCTCTTTCCTACTACTAAAGTTCATCAAGAACGAAACGGTGCAACACCTGTAGAAGTCATGAGCGCTGAGTCTTTGGACGTAGCTAGCCCATATCCATTTAAGGGAAATATTGATATTGCGGCTCTTGAGCAAGTAATTCAAACTTACCATCCCCGCTGGATTCCCTACATTTGTGTTGAACCCTGTAACAACGCTGTCGGCGGACATCCTATATCGCTAGAGAATATGCGAGCCGTTGCCGATTTAGCCCATCATTACCACATCCCCGTATATTTAGATGCCTGCCGGATTATTGATAATGCATATCTGATTCAGGAGCGAGAAGATCAATATCGAAACACTCCGGTAGGTGAGATTATTCGTGAATTCTGCTCTTATGCAGATGGTTGTACAATGAGCGCAACCAAAGATTTTCCGACTTCAATAGGTGGATTTTTTGCTACCCGAGATCCAGAACTATTTTATCGCTGCGTAGATCAAGTTGCGCTTTTAGGTAGTGGCTTGAGTCATGTTGCTAAGGAGAATCTCGCCTATGCAATGAACAATATGGATGATGTTTTTGAGCGAGTACGCAAACGAATGAATATTGTAAAGAAACTACATGATGCTCTCCAAGCTCATCCTGTAGTGGCTCGACCCGCCGGGGGGCATGCTATATTTCTCAATGCCAGTACACAGAATCTAGGAATTCCGCATCAACTACACCCGGAACAGGCTTTCCTTCATCGACTATTTAGCGACTATGGTATTCGCGGCTCTGTAAATCATAGCTCCCCAGCGCAGATAGCCAATAATATCAGCTTTGTTCGTTTTGCTCTACCCATTATGGGATTAAGTGTAGAAGAAATCGCAAAAGCCGCTGATGATATTTCAGCCGTTCTCGCGGACAAAGATAGTATCCAAGGGCTTGAGATCGTCAAAAAATACCCAGGCTTGACGGGATTCATGAGGTCGCATTATCGACCTGTGACATAA
- a CDS encoding ThiF family adenylyltransferase, translating into MTLSISSQDHFLNRSIPLLTSAGVEYLASRKLVVAGCGGVGGAMALTMCRMGIGSFHLADPAIFDPPDMNRQWGALGSTMDRNKAEVYRDLILDINPDAQVQVFTEGLTNDNQDEFLQGTDILVDCLDAGVPYELRETMHQKARDLGVFSVVAPILGFGCFALCSSPLGMSMEFWTRTFRNAKQSTALPSIFKEWFMPEQIDIIGQSLKIGKIPTLAVGPAIASSLLATECIAHLLDGIIPGSRKPIVLPKGMFFDLFRMSYQIIDVSEIRTQFEGEQQ; encoded by the coding sequence ATGACTCTCTCAATTAGTTCACAAGACCATTTTCTGAATCGAAGTATACCTCTGCTCACTAGCGCAGGCGTTGAGTATTTAGCCTCCCGAAAACTTGTTGTTGCTGGATGTGGTGGTGTTGGAGGCGCGATGGCATTAACTATGTGTCGCATGGGAATCGGCTCTTTCCATTTGGCAGATCCGGCTATTTTCGATCCACCAGATATGAATCGGCAGTGGGGCGCGCTCGGTTCGACTATGGACAGAAATAAGGCAGAGGTTTATCGAGACTTAATTTTGGACATAAACCCTGATGCTCAAGTTCAAGTATTTACCGAAGGTCTTACCAATGATAATCAGGATGAATTTCTGCAAGGTACCGATATTCTTGTGGACTGCTTGGATGCCGGGGTACCTTATGAATTAAGAGAAACTATGCATCAGAAGGCACGCGATCTAGGAGTATTTAGCGTAGTCGCCCCAATTTTGGGATTTGGCTGCTTTGCTTTGTGTTCTTCACCACTAGGCATGAGTATGGAATTTTGGACACGTACTTTTCGTAACGCCAAGCAATCCACCGCACTACCTAGCATTTTCAAAGAATGGTTTATGCCTGAGCAGATTGATATTATAGGGCAGAGTCTAAAAATTGGGAAGATTCCCACCCTCGCAGTAGGTCCAGCTATTGCTAGTTCCCTACTGGCTACTGAGTGTATCGCGCACCTTCTAGACGGTATAATACCTGGTTCTAGAAAACCGATTGTGTTGCCCAAAGGAATGTTCTTCGATTTATTTCGGATGAGCTATCAAATTATTGATGTTAGCGAGATTCGGACACAGTTTGAAGGAGAACAGCAATGA
- a CDS encoding MAPEG family protein yields MKTAIDWYSLCVIALFLKMFAISAYQGFYRLSRRTFMNPEDAQVFNKPPAEAEVPQVQRAAKAWLNDLENIPIFLGLGIAYVLVGASPKAATWLFSTFTVARILHTLTYLLGLQPWRTIAYAVGILCLLGMSWNIGAVLYGLG; encoded by the coding sequence ATGAAAACCGCTATTGACTGGTATTCGTTGTGCGTCATAGCACTGTTTTTGAAAATGTTTGCGATTTCAGCTTATCAAGGTTTTTATCGCCTTAGCAGACGTACATTTATGAACCCTGAGGACGCTCAAGTATTCAATAAGCCGCCTGCCGAGGCGGAAGTGCCACAAGTCCAACGTGCGGCCAAAGCTTGGCTGAATGACTTGGAGAACATTCCCATATTTCTTGGTCTCGGAATAGCCTATGTGCTGGTTGGAGCATCGCCTAAGGCAGCAACCTGGCTGTTTTCTACTTTTACAGTCGCGCGGATTCTTCATACGTTAACTTACCTGCTCGGCTTGCAGCCTTGGCGAACTATTGCGTATGCGGTGGGAATCCTTTGTTTACTGGGGATGAGTTGGAACATAGGTGCAGTTTTATATGGGTTAGGCTAG
- a CDS encoding cupin-like domain-containing protein translates to MVVSIAQYPQTFPTIDISSSPKVDRITRLKYWSHFLYRYYFVGRAQHGPYGPPWCAEKTQRIEDTIKSQSISYGDAPTLPVPELTIDDISAEEFHEVYLKPNTPVVFRKMAKHWEALQTWTPEFFEANYGHELVSTRVRANQLNEEAYRYVDIPLSEVVENIQNGGTYYPGHTEDLFNKNPTLRNALDLETLGKYLSTRDKRIMSTQMFLSGGGVRSGWHATGGPNLFTMVYGRKEWTLVHPQHSMWMHPITRKDMFYTATMLDWKKSNDEIETDGYPLYRYIPKFTVTLEPGDVLFSPHWWWHCVNTPEPSIGIASRAINKLVMGHDLFSLMWITSSRFRKTVLTCLKDGWGSDAASGAKLAFEFDQAEFIRRISV, encoded by the coding sequence ATGGTAGTTAGCATTGCACAATATCCACAAACATTTCCGACGATCGATATTAGTTCGTCACCAAAGGTCGACAGGATCACGCGGCTAAAGTATTGGTCACATTTTCTATACCGTTACTACTTTGTAGGTCGCGCCCAACATGGTCCTTATGGACCGCCTTGGTGTGCGGAAAAAACGCAGAGAATTGAAGATACCATCAAGTCCCAATCTATCTCTTACGGGGACGCACCGACGCTGCCAGTTCCTGAGCTGACGATTGATGATATTTCTGCTGAAGAATTTCACGAAGTGTATCTCAAACCTAATACTCCAGTTGTTTTTCGGAAGATGGCAAAACACTGGGAAGCTTTACAGACATGGACACCGGAGTTTTTTGAAGCCAATTATGGTCACGAACTAGTCTCCACACGTGTTCGCGCTAACCAACTCAACGAAGAGGCGTACCGTTATGTAGATATACCATTGTCCGAGGTAGTGGAGAATATCCAAAACGGTGGAACGTATTATCCTGGTCACACGGAGGATCTGTTTAATAAAAATCCTACGCTACGCAATGCGCTTGATCTCGAAACCCTAGGGAAATATCTGAGTACCAGAGATAAGCGAATCATGTCAACTCAGATGTTTCTGTCTGGAGGAGGGGTGCGCTCAGGGTGGCATGCCACAGGAGGACCAAACCTGTTTACGATGGTATATGGGCGTAAGGAATGGACATTGGTGCATCCCCAACATTCCATGTGGATGCATCCAATCACACGCAAGGATATGTTTTATACCGCCACTATGCTTGATTGGAAGAAGAGCAATGATGAGATTGAGACAGATGGTTATCCCTTGTATCGTTACATCCCTAAATTCACTGTAACCTTAGAACCCGGAGATGTCCTGTTTTCTCCTCACTGGTGGTGGCACTGCGTGAATACTCCTGAACCATCGATTGGAATTGCCTCCCGAGCTATCAACAAGCTAGTCATGGGTCATGATTTATTCTCACTCATGTGGATCACCTCAAGTCGATTTCGCAAAACTGTTCTAACATGCCTTAAAGATGGATGGGGTTCGGACGCAGCTTCTGGGGCAAAACTTGCCTTCGAGTTCGATCAGGCAGAATTTATTAGAAGGATATCTGTCTAG
- a CDS encoding IS1 family transposase, giving the protein MVLEPVPCPNCSSINVVRHGKTAQKKQRYQCR; this is encoded by the coding sequence ATGGTTTTAGAGCCAGTTCCCTGCCCGAATTGTAGCAGTATCAACGTAGTCAGACATGGGAAAACAGCACAAAAAAAGCAGCGTTACCAGTGTCGGTAG
- a CDS encoding IS1 family transposase (programmed frameshift) encodes MDCPLCGHIKAHKHGKMPNGHQRYLCPACHQTFSESFDSLYYRRHISPEQIRQVLQAHSEGSSLRGISRTTGLAYNTVVSIVRAASQKAQLVHNAEVQAVQTEEVSADEMWSFVKKQKQCCAQELEVGDCWIGLSLADSSGLILAARVGKHTDELIGQLVLNTEGKTNCKQFNSDAWGGYERVLPPEIHHYIGKDKTQRLERTNGTVRQQTGRWHRRQNKFGKVWEQTKVTTRLVVSYFNWIWQHSRFKTTAAQRAGLATRAWSWHDIATYPTLI; translated from the exons ATGGATTGTCCTCTGTGTGGTCACATTAAAGCCCATAAACATGGCAAGATGCCGAACGGACATCAACGTTACCTGTGTCCCGCTTGCCATCAAACGTTCTCGGAATCCTTCGACAGTTTGTACTATCGTCGACATATTAGTCCTGAACAAATTCGCCAAGTGTTGCAAGCACATAGTGAGGGCAGTAGTTTACGAGGGATTAGTAGAACAACTGGGCTTGCCTACAACACAGTTGTGAGTATTGTTCGCGCTGCCAGTCAAAAAGCCCAATTGGTTCACAATGCCGAAGTCCAAGCTGTACAAACAGAGGAGGTAAGTGCCGATGAGATGTGGTCATTTGTC AAAAAACAGAAACAGTGTTGCGCTCAAGAACTAGAAGTCGGGGATTGTTGGATCGGTCTGAGTCTTGCCGATTCAAGTGGCTTAATTCTGGCGGCGCGAGTTGGCAAACACACTGATGAACTGATTGGTCAGTTAGTCCTCAACACCGAGGGAAAAACAAATTGCAAGCAATTTAACAGTGATGCTTGGGGCGGGTATGAGCGAGTTCTACCTCCTGAAATTCACCACTACATTGGCAAAGACAAAACGCAGCGATTAGAACGTACTAATGGTACTGTGCGACAACAAACCGGAAGATGGCATCGACGACAGAACAAGTTTGGTAAGGTGTGGGAACAGACAAAAGTGACAACTCGATTAGTGGTGAGTTACTTCAACTGGATTTGGCAGCATAGCCGATTCAAAACAACTGCTGCACAACGAGCCGGATTAGCAACGAGAGCGTGGAGTTGGCATGATATTGCTACCTATCCCACATTAATTTGA
- a CDS encoding type II toxin-antitoxin system Phd/YefM family antitoxin gives MLTSETTYTEARNNLASLLDQVVDDKEVIVIKRRDRGNVALIAESELSSLLETAYLLRSPKNAARLLSALERSKARTTEPMSVDQLCEELGIGKQEKAEQ, from the coding sequence ATGCTGACTTCGGAGACTACATACACAGAAGCTCGCAACAACCTTGCAAGCCTTCTTGACCAGGTTGTTGATGATAAAGAAGTAATCGTAATAAAGCGTCGAGATCGCGGGAATGTTGCACTGATAGCAGAATCGGAACTTTCCAGCCTTCTTGAGACAGCTTATCTGCTACGTTCGCCTAAGAATGCTGCTCGGCTATTAAGTGCATTAGAGCGCTCCAAAGCCCGTACAACAGAGCCAATGTCCGTTGACCAATTGTGCGAGGAGTTAGGGATTGGCAAGCAAGAAAAAGCAGAGCAATAA
- a CDS encoding Txe/YoeB family addiction module toxin codes for MTSQTELEKTTHRVPVFEEEFREDLGWWYKHDLQKAYKVLDLVQAILLDPFTGIGKPEPLKYLDADTWSRRIDLEHRVVYTVTHDRINFLQARYHYD; via the coding sequence TTGACCTCTCAAACAGAGCTTGAGAAAACTACTCATCGTGTCCCAGTATTTGAGGAAGAATTTAGGGAAGACCTGGGCTGGTGGTATAAACATGACCTTCAAAAAGCGTATAAGGTACTAGACCTAGTTCAGGCTATATTACTTGACCCCTTTACTGGAATTGGGAAGCCGGAACCACTTAAGTACCTAGATGCTGATACCTGGTCGCGCCGCATTGACTTAGAGCATCGAGTTGTATATACAGTCACGCACGACCGGATAAATTTTCTACAAGCTCGGTATCATTACGACTGA
- a CDS encoding CopG family transcriptional regulator, whose amino-acid sequence MSTKKPRKSLQDTLASQFVYGSQEQPEENAALAAEEVPVPPEPVKPKPSKETDLMSKLQTPAKEPTVRFTVDLAESMHRKLTMLAAKTGRKKADIVRLLLDEALTDVDE is encoded by the coding sequence ATGAGTACCAAAAAGCCAAGAAAGTCATTGCAGGATACCCTAGCAAGTCAATTTGTTTATGGTAGTCAGGAGCAACCAGAAGAAAATGCGGCTTTGGCGGCTGAAGAAGTGCCAGTACCGCCGGAACCTGTAAAACCAAAACCATCAAAGGAAACCGATTTAATGTCTAAGCTCCAGACCCCAGCCAAAGAACCAACAGTGCGCTTCACCGTAGACCTAGCGGAATCGATGCACCGGAAGCTGACCATGCTGGCGGCAAAAACTGGCAGGAAGAAAGCTGATATAGTGCGCTTATTACTGGATGAGGCACTGACAGATGTTGATGAATAA
- a CDS encoding AAA family ATPase, whose protein sequence is MGTVIGFVNEKGGSGKSTSAVHFACWLRAQGATVLLVDADTQVSSSEWLKSMDNSLPYQVLIQPDDLLESLPDLATGCEYLVVDGPAGLSEATRAILFRTDLAIVPCQPTGLDLRSASNAVRLIRQAQSVRSGPPKAALFLNRAIKGTKLKEEALQLLSNFPELRLLHTVIHQKQAIADASGQGTTVWDLPGRPAAESAREYQRLFKEILGLLP, encoded by the coding sequence ATGGGGACTGTAATAGGATTTGTCAATGAAAAAGGGGGTTCGGGGAAGTCCACTTCTGCCGTCCATTTTGCTTGCTGGCTAAGAGCGCAAGGCGCGACCGTTCTACTGGTGGACGCTGATACGCAAGTTAGTAGCTCCGAGTGGTTAAAGTCAATGGATAACTCTCTCCCCTATCAAGTGTTAATCCAACCAGACGATTTACTAGAATCCCTGCCGGATTTAGCAACGGGCTGTGAATACCTGGTAGTCGATGGTCCTGCGGGTTTATCGGAAGCAACTCGTGCAATTTTGTTTCGCACCGATCTAGCTATAGTGCCGTGTCAGCCTACGGGTCTAGACTTGCGTTCGGCTTCTAACGCCGTGCGACTGATCCGCCAAGCGCAATCAGTACGCTCTGGTCCGCCCAAGGCTGCCTTGTTTTTGAACCGAGCTATAAAAGGGACGAAGCTCAAGGAAGAAGCCTTGCAACTATTGAGCAACTTTCCCGAACTGCGCCTGCTGCATACCGTAATTCACCAAAAGCAGGCGATCGCGGATGCCAGTGGTCAAGGGACAACAGTTTGGGATTTACCTGGGCGACCTGCGGCGGAGTCTGCCAGGGAATACCAACGTTTGTTTAAAGAGATTTTGGGGCTGCTGCCATGA
- a CDS encoding DUF4394 domain-containing protein, with the protein MNSTKLSLIVTAIGVSALSVFVNTQAQAVSLLGLTEDNTLVSFDSDSPSFTSSVRVTGSDLVGTLIGIDYRPANGQLYGVANDNNLFTINPQTGVATRVSTLDTPFTAGGFSGVDFNPAADRLRVNGTNEQNFRINVDNGATTVDGTLAYTASDPNAGTSPTITAAAYLNSFAGPPASVAPRTTQLFGIDSNLDVLALQNPPNEGGLATVGSLGVDFGSVGGFDIFSPLDGVNTAYAAFGSPSDDTRAASLYSIDLNTGAATSLGQIGGGAGSNLIGLAAKPVPEPSSILGSLALGALGTFSLLKRKQHHVKA; encoded by the coding sequence ATGAACTCAACTAAACTTAGTTTAATCGTTACTGCAATAGGTGTATCCGCTCTTAGTGTATTCGTTAACACCCAGGCTCAAGCTGTTAGTCTACTTGGCTTAACTGAAGATAATACTCTAGTTAGTTTTGACTCGGATTCGCCTAGCTTTACCAGTAGTGTAAGAGTAACTGGCTCCGATCTAGTGGGTACTTTAATCGGCATCGACTATCGTCCAGCCAATGGTCAGCTATACGGTGTTGCCAATGATAATAATCTTTTCACCATTAATCCCCAAACTGGTGTTGCTACTCGTGTAAGTACCCTCGATACTCCATTTACAGCTGGCGGCTTCTCAGGAGTGGATTTCAATCCCGCCGCCGACCGTCTGCGAGTCAATGGCACTAACGAGCAAAATTTTCGGATTAATGTAGATAATGGTGCAACTACTGTTGACGGAACCTTAGCCTATACTGCCTCAGATCCTAACGCTGGTACTAGCCCGACTATTACTGCTGCTGCCTACCTCAACAGCTTTGCGGGACCACCTGCAAGTGTAGCTCCCCGGACAACTCAATTGTTTGGGATTGACTCTAATCTTGATGTATTGGCTTTACAAAACCCACCCAACGAAGGTGGGTTAGCAACCGTAGGCTCCCTTGGCGTTGATTTCGGCTCCGTTGGAGGATTTGATATTTTTTCTCCCCTTGATGGTGTAAATACTGCCTACGCTGCCTTCGGTTCGCCTAGTGACGACACTAGAGCCGCTTCTTTATACTCAATTGATTTGAATACTGGTGCTGCTACCTCACTAGGTCAAATTGGTGGAGGTGCTGGCTCCAATTTGATTGGTCTTGCAGCTAAACCTGTACCTGAACCTTCTTCTATCTTGGGTTCGCTGGCTCTGGGTGCGTTAGGCACATTTTCTCTATTGAAGCGCAAGCAGCATCATGTTAAGGCTTAG
- a CDS encoding ferritin-like domain-containing protein: MKYQQVTQRISNFLGDIKMNEGKLSSTSRRNLLKWGLVSLGTLALTTVPTVVTAQPRSRIRTLTFNADDIGILNFALLLEELEAAFYAGVVKSRKISNSKELEYMRALGAQETAHVKFLRQVLGKDVLFKTSDLSFNSPGLAAVMTDRNTILNMAVALEDAGVHAYNGAGTSLTNPTYLLAAGSIVSVEARHTAGVRALLGRSTTELDSERSVNDADLFASLNPVKGRAYDELYTPKQIVEIVGSLKILNNPINGALVA, encoded by the coding sequence GTGAAGTACCAACAGGTAACCCAACGAATAAGTAATTTTTTAGGAGACATCAAAATGAACGAAGGGAAGTTATCTTCCACCTCTCGGCGTAATCTGCTCAAATGGGGTCTTGTTAGTCTTGGCACATTAGCATTAACTACCGTACCAACAGTAGTAACGGCACAGCCCAGAAGCAGGATTAGAACTTTGACGTTTAATGCTGATGACATTGGTATCCTCAACTTTGCTTTACTACTAGAAGAACTAGAAGCCGCATTTTATGCAGGCGTTGTGAAGTCTAGAAAGATTAGTAATAGCAAAGAACTCGAATACATGAGAGCTTTAGGCGCTCAGGAAACTGCTCATGTCAAGTTCTTGCGGCAAGTTTTAGGCAAAGATGTCCTATTTAAAACCTCAGACTTGAGCTTTAATAGTCCTGGGTTAGCTGCCGTAATGACCGACCGCAACACTATACTCAATATGGCTGTCGCCTTGGAGGATGCGGGTGTACACGCTTACAATGGCGCGGGTACAAGCCTAACAAATCCAACTTATCTTCTAGCTGCTGGTTCAATTGTATCTGTGGAAGCTCGTCACACCGCAGGCGTGCGAGCGTTATTGGGGCGTTCAACTACGGAACTTGATAGCGAGCGCTCGGTCAATGATGCTGACTTGTTCGCCTCACTTAATCCCGTTAAAGGACGTGCTTACGATGAGTTGTACACGCCTAAACAAATTGTGGAGATTGTCGGCTCTTTGAAAATATTAAACAATCCCATCAACGGGGCGCTTGTTGCTTAA
- a CDS encoding ferritin-like domain-containing protein — MQKPLSNFITLTFGGYLQRVIHPWSKLLILPLLLLLVFATSIPSAYAQSAVLTPRQVVEYALTLEKLESDFYTKAIAAAQSGGLANAPQIAKDAITAYGADEAQHVTDLSAVLSSLGGDPEAIAIPANPNYSAILKRDPFANPQDFLLAGQYVEDLGVAAYKGQVQNLLAAGEAGKPVLAAALAIHSVEARHAAGIRSLRQSLLGANVRPWIRDANEVIYQENRSNSPIPFNLDAFDGYATRDEVLALVAPILTTSQPSTNRSNMTRPVRALW, encoded by the coding sequence ATGCAAAAACCTCTCTCCAACTTTATCACACTCACTTTTGGCGGCTATTTGCAGCGAGTTATCCACCCCTGGAGCAAATTACTAATTTTGCCATTATTACTACTATTAGTATTTGCTACTTCAATTCCATCCGCTTATGCTCAAAGCGCGGTACTGACACCTAGGCAAGTTGTGGAATATGCCCTAACTTTAGAAAAGCTAGAAAGTGATTTTTATACGAAAGCGATCGCTGCGGCTCAAAGCGGTGGTTTAGCAAATGCCCCACAAATAGCTAAAGATGCAATCACAGCCTATGGCGCAGATGAAGCCCAGCACGTAACTGATCTTTCTGCCGTACTATCCTCTCTAGGAGGCGACCCAGAAGCAATTGCTATTCCCGCTAACCCCAATTACAGCGCTATCTTGAAACGAGATCCTTTTGCTAATCCCCAAGATTTTCTCCTAGCAGGGCAGTATGTTGAGGATTTAGGAGTAGCTGCTTATAAAGGGCAAGTGCAGAACTTGTTAGCGGCGGGGGAAGCGGGTAAACCTGTATTGGCTGCTGCTTTAGCAATTCATAGCGTAGAAGCTCGTCATGCTGCGGGCATCCGCAGTCTACGTCAAAGCCTCCTTGGCGCTAATGTGCGACCCTGGATTAGAGATGCAAATGAAGTAATTTATCAAGAGAACCGCAGTAATTCGCCTATTCCATTCAACTTGGATGCCTTCGATGGTTATGCTACAAGAGATGAGGTACTAGCACTGGTAGCTCCTATTCTGACAACAAGCCAGCCCTCTACTAATAGGAGTAATATGACTCGTCCAGTTAGAGCATTGTGGTAA
- a CDS encoding anti-sigma factor: MLSEQLQLLVAGYVLGDLSSEEAEEFEQLLATNSAIAQEVAQMQQVLETSYAPPEVSPPSHLRLAIMEAHQAIPRNSPRPVTKLARPFLSVWTIGAAAAVLIVALGISNYHLWRSLQVIQAQSRQDEFLTYSLRAKNASLSSATVAVNPNKLEATLNVENLPPLPSGKVYVLWTVLKPGAPFTTDNKNAILTEVFKVDAQGNVSKQITVPKAYRTEDVVTAIAVTMEDAAAPAKHAGAPILIVRL; the protein is encoded by the coding sequence ATGCTTTCAGAACAGTTACAGTTATTAGTTGCTGGGTACGTCCTCGGCGATCTTAGTTCCGAAGAAGCAGAGGAGTTTGAGCAACTTCTAGCAACTAATTCGGCAATTGCCCAAGAAGTAGCACAAATGCAACAAGTATTGGAGACATCTTACGCCCCCCCAGAAGTGAGTCCGCCAAGTCATTTGCGCTTGGCAATTATGGAAGCACATCAAGCTATTCCAAGAAATAGCCCCCGCCCGGTCACGAAGTTAGCCCGTCCGTTTTTATCTGTTTGGACAATAGGGGCAGCCGCCGCCGTGCTGATAGTTGCTTTGGGCATTAGCAACTATCATTTGTGGCGAAGTTTACAGGTTATCCAAGCCCAAAGCCGACAGGATGAATTTTTGACTTACTCGCTGCGAGCAAAAAATGCAAGTCTCTCGTCAGCTACCGTAGCAGTGAACCCCAATAAGTTAGAAGCTACATTGAACGTTGAGAATTTACCCCCGTTGCCATCAGGTAAAGTTTACGTGCTATGGACAGTGTTAAAGCCAGGTGCGCCCTTCACAACGGACAACAAAAACGCAATTTTGACAGAAGTATTCAAGGTTGATGCTCAGGGGAATGTTTCTAAGCAGATTACCGTTCCTAAAGCCTATCGTACCGAAGACGTAGTTACAGCCATTGCTGTAACTATGGAAGATGCTGCGGCTCCTGCTAAACACGCAGGAGCGCCAATCTTGATCGTAAGATTGTGA